AAAAAGTTCAGTTGCCTATGTCTAcagtcatccgtgaaagtttcttgagcAGGAaaatggctctctatgtttttaatttaatttgacggaagggatacttTGTTGTCTACCATACCCCCAGTATTTtacgcctttttttctttttctttccattcttcttttccttacctaagaaaaaagagaaaaaggcgtaaAATACTGAGGCATCAAAGTATTCCCTCCCATCATTTCCTAGATTAGAGTAAATACAcaatacatatacatatatatgaACATTTTCTGAAACATGTAATGTGTCAACTAACCAATCTGTCATCCTCGACTATGTAGGGCCGCTCACTAGCAGGGTTGCACAACCTTTTTTTCCAGTGTTTCTGCTGGGCGGGAAAAGGCGGAGTGGTGTTTTCTGACGGATGAACACGTGCTGCTAGAAGGGGGGCGAAAACAATGACACTTGCTCTTTGCGGAATTGCAATATCTAAATGGAGAAATGAATGATgtagaaactaaaaaattaaacataaacAAGCGATAAATGTTCATACTTGTCGTTGTTGACGTCGGCGTCGTTACAGGAAAACACGATCCAACGAATGACGAGGGCAACAATTCCTGAATTCCGGATGATGAAGGCGCAGCAGGATCGCTTGTGTTGCTGATGTTTGGGGCCCAATCTGTTTTTTGGTAGCCTTGCTCCGAGTTGAAGTCTTTTCAATCTCATCTTTAGGCATCAGAGCCAATTTTCGGAGGAAAATCTTTCCCAACTGCTGGCCCATCTTTACCACATCTTGACTGGGGTCGTTGTAGGTGTAGCAgttataaaaaatgttgttgatgtCTCGAATGCAGTCTGTGGCACTCCAGTAGTAGTTGTTTTGCAGTCGCTTCTTCACAGTTCCCAGATCCATGGAAACTTGATGACTTTAAAGTAGTCCTGCGAAGAGAAAGTAACACCAAGACATAAGCGGTCTTGAAAgactagaagaaaaaaaaacttgtagaCTTACAGATAAGCCATGCTTGATGGTGTCAACGGGCTCGTGGAATGGCCTAGCATACTTGTGGTTCCACAGTGCTAGCAAGACAGTACGCTGCAGAAATTGTAGCTGGTTTGTCACTCTGCCAGGGCGGCTAGGCACAACTGGAGGTTGCACCTGCTCGTTGATGGGTTCCATAATTGGTTCCTCTCTTGGAGGTAGTTCAGGTCTTGAATTATGTCTTGACATCTAGAAACATGGTAcatattgttaaaaaaagctACAAAACACTTGgataaattcaaaaagtcataccattttgttcttttccttgtttcaATCACCTTTACTCGGATAGAAACGacaattattgaaaataatacaattCTTATCTATTATAAATCTTATTTGATTGCTTTTACACGATATCTTTAGCAAAATCTCTTGTTTTAACACAATTCCCGTAGTCACCaagaatctaaaaaatttgaaaacccaGTAACAATAACACAGTCGAGGGAGCTTGGAAAACCAATAGGGGTAGCTTCGTGAATGAAGTCTGTTCTTGCTCGCAAGAAGACACGAAATAGTTTGCTATTGTTGTGCcattcaagttttaaaataccaaaaagtCGCTAAAGACCCCTCGTCACcgacgttttcttttatagaaaTAGTTGAAGTATATCACACAAACATTTTGTGTAGAAAATGTTTGCGATTACTCGGGAGTCGTTATCAATTTCcgacttttttaactttgatcAATCTTACTAgtcgaaaaattgaattcttctATTTCAAACGACCCCAGGTAGCAATGGGATACGAAAAAGATGTACcaaaaaagtctttttcatATCCATTTTTAGACATAAGATATCTGAATAGTGATATCTTTTTCATATCTCCCTTGTCGCTCTTTTGTAGATCCTTCAGATATCAATATTTTGATATCTTTTTGTTGACATGCTTTAGATATTGCAAAATAAACATACAATATACATCATTAAATGGATATCTTATTTTTGATATACATTTGATATAACACACATAATGCGAAATTGATatccctttttctattttgctaTAACAACTTAGTATTACATTAAAAagccaaatgaaaaacaaagaatttcttcatttcttgtgAATCACATGtaaaattttgtaatattaCAAAAGGGCGATCAAGGAAGGTAGTATTCCATACTGCATTTTTTTTCGGCACTCTTGATGAGGTTCCTTGTTTTTGTGAATACTTCAACTGCTCTCCTGTTGAAAGTACTTTCACTTTCCAAGGGAAACCGACGTCTAATGGCatctgaaaatttaaaagtaacAAAGGTTGTCAAATTTGAAGTTTTGTATGTAGGCCTAGACATGTGCATACGTACTTTTTATGCACTGGCATAAATCAAACGCATTAAAGGAcgccatcttttctttttccatgcCATAGAAAGTTTATGATTTCCATAACTCCGGACCAACTACgtgtttgattttatttgatacaGAATTCGAATTTCAAATTACTCTTTAAAGCCAACTCCACTTCCACCACTTCCGCTACAGAGTTCAATGGGAACCTTGTTTTCAAACTGTTGGTAATAAACGAAGTTGACGAATTGCAAACTGTATCATCATTTACAGGTGTTTCATTGTTACTACGACGTTTATTAAGCAATTCTGTCATTCCTATagaacaaaaaaccaaaacaaaaccaaccaaaaaagaacaaatgatGTTGggaaatttaatcaaatatgGCCCATatgtttagaaaaattttgcaaataATTACCTTTGATAATGTAATCCAGTTTTGAGTCCATTCTAATTACTTTTCTAGTAAGTGTTTCAAGCCTTCtgtgtatttaaaaaaaatgaaataataaaaataaaaatgtatctttgatttattttacttacaaTAGAAGCGTAGACAGTGGAGGTTCTACAGAACTAGTTGTTGGTCtcgaaaattgttttgaagttCCAGGTCTTGTTGAGTCATTGTCACCCCGATTCTcatcaacttcaacaacaacagcatcagtTACACGTATTGAAACTGTTGCTTGATGAGAAACTATAAATTATGACGTAATGGTTACTTTTGGGAACAAAAAGAACTTGTATATAACATTTACCAGATTCCTTTTTATCAAACAGATAAGATGATGAGATAAGtttcttcccttttgattGAGGAATGTAATCATCTGTAATAAAcataaaacagaaatatatACAACATCATTAAGCAACCATATTTAATATGTCAATACCTGAATTGGATGAATCAGACTCATCAGATTGTTGATGATGTTCATCAAGACCATCAGGTGACGATAATATGGTATTGCTGTTTTCGTTGctgttttcttcatcttcatcactTTCAAAATTCAACGGTTGTGCATCATGTTAAAAGTGCTGAGTAATCGAGTGAAGTGGTTCACAAATAACACTCACAACTTCTTTCACGGGAATCATCCCATCCTcaaaaatatctaaataacaatttaaaaaataaaacaaataataggACACCTACAGCTAATAGTAATAAAGCAGGTAGTAAAACTATAAGTTGTTAATGAGGTTACGAACGATTTACAGTTTAATGAAATACTTTTTCCAATAATACCTGGAGCAGTAGATggttttttaactttagtaacacgagtttttttttggtacaGGAACTCCTACATCATCTTCTACCAAACgaactttcctttttctttgtcgttGTGACTGTCTGACTTTCTCCTCCTTGTTCTTCGATTcgtcaataattttttgggcCGCTTTAGTTCGTCGTGCTGtactttttctttgactttatCTTCTACTTCATCAGTGACTTCATCCGCTGCTTCATCCGGTTTTTCCTCTGTGGTTTCACTCTCCAGACAATCTTTGCTGGGCAATTCGTCTTCTTTCCCATCGTCTTGTGGATTCGAATCCAAATccggctttttctttctctttttcaggCTCATTCCTAGGCTCATTTTCTTgctctttttcgtttctggTAACGTACcctttgcttcttcttctgactcAGTCGTGGATTCAGTTTCCTTTTGGTCGATCGATCCATCAACGACTTGTGATACTCCATCGACCCAAACTTCCAAGTTTGTTGgatctttgattatttcatcGATGCCAGGCAGGTCTTCTCCGTTTGTTGCAATCGACTTGTCCAAATCACCAATCGCTTCCTCTGCAGCCGCTGCGACTTTCTTGCCAAAAAGGCTTCCAAAGGCACCCTTTGATCGATTCTCTGATTTGCCATCTGCTTTCTTGACTTTCTCCTTGACTTTGTCTTTACCTttacttttgactttttctttcactttacctttttctttgacttgATCTTCGACTTCATCAATGACTTTATTTGCTGCTTCATCCGGTTTTCCCTCTGTGGCGTTACTCTCTGAGCACTCCTTGTTCAATTCATCATCTTGAGAATTCTAGTTTCTTGGGGATTTGAATCCaaatttggctttttcttctttttcagacTAATTTTCAGGCTCATTTTTTAAGTCTTCTTAAAAATTATGGTCACGTGACTTTTGGATTAATTCCTGTGGGCTCAGTCGCGGATTCAGTTGGCGTGGTATAGTTTCCGTTTGATTGCCTAGGAACTCTTTCTCGACAAGTTTGACATCATAAACATCCGCGATTTTTATACGAATTGAAGATTCCtgccacaaaacaaaattttcttttgatttacgaTCTAAATCGCTTCACGCTTATCATCGTTTATCATATAGATAGGGAAAGATAATCGAGTTTACTGTTCTAACTT
This region of Daphnia pulex isolate KAP4 chromosome 9, ASM2113471v1 genomic DNA includes:
- the LOC124201645 gene encoding transcription initiation factor TFIID subunit 11-like; its protein translation is MSLKINDELNKECSESNATEGKPDEAANKVIDEVEDQVKEKGKVKEKVKSKGKDKVKEKVKKADGKSENRSKGAFGSLFGKKVAAAAEEAIGDLDKSIATNGEDLPGIDEIIKDPTNLEVWVDGVSQVVDGSIDQKETESTTESEEEAKGTLPETKKSKKMSLGMSLKKRKKKPDLDSNPQDDGKEDELPSKDCLESETTEEKPDEAADEVTDEVEDKVKEKVQHDELKRPKKLLTNRRTRRRKSDSHNDKEKGNDEDEENSNENSNTILSSPDGLDEHHQQSDESDSSNSGIDILNMVA